TTATCACCCGATGCATCATTTGCCGGCGAAGCATCCAACGCATAAAAAATATCCGGTTTAATCATATTAGCCGCTACCTGTGCCCCGCGCAAACCAACCTCTTCCTGAACCGTTGCACCAGAATAAAGCTGGTTGGGCAGTGTTTCCCCTTGGAGTTCCTTTAATAGTTCAATGGCCAATCCGCATCCGTAACGATTATCCCAAGCCTTTGCCAGAATTTTTTTCTCATTTGCCATTGGTTCAAACGGGGTAACTGGAACAATGGTATCCCCTGGACGAACGCCAATATTTTTTACATCTTCTTGATCATCTGCTCCAATATCAATTAACATATTTTTTATTTCCATTGGCTTGCCACGTTGTGCTTCCGTTAATAAATGCGGCGGAATCGAAGCAATCACACCTGTTACCGGTCCATTTTTTGTCATCACCTGAACACGTTGTGCGAGCATTACCTGGCTCCACCAGCCTCCCAAGGTCTGAAAACGAATCATTCCATTATCTGTAATTTGTGTCACCATAAAGCCGACTTCATCCATGTGTCCTGCTACCATCACAGTCGGCCCTTTGCCATGCTTCACTCCAAATGTACCGCCCAGATTATCCTGGACGATTTCATCGGAATATTTATTTAGTTCCTGTTTCATGAAATTCCGGACGGCATGTTCATTTCCCGGAGCTCCTTGCAATTCCGTTAAATGCTTAAATAACGCAAGTGTTTCTTTGTTCATAAAAAAAGCCTCCTATTCAATTCATACATCCTCAGTATATATATCACTACTGCAAGTATACTTGAAAAAGTCCAACACTTTCCAGCCACAATGTTCAATTATTTGTATTTCCCAATCACTATACGATATACTACACATATAGCAGACATTGAATCTTACTAAACAGAGGTGAATAAATTGAGCAAAAAGAAAGTATTACTTGCTGCAGCGTTCGGTATTGCAATCGGTTATATTGCACGTGAACAAGTAAACAATCAAACCAAAGTCACTCCAGAAAAAGCATTAAATCATGCTAAAGAAATGTTTAAACGTAAAGGGCCTATCAGTGGTTCCTGGATTTATATGAAACCGGAAGAATTAGAAAGAAACGGTCTGCTTTACGATGTATATCGTGGAGGAGTAACCAGAAACATTGATGGAACGAATAAGCAATACGATTTCTATGTAGACACAGCAACTGGTGCCGTTATAGATACAGAAGCAGCAGTTTAATATGTTTTTTTCAGAAGGCAGCATCCTCATTTCAGAGACATGCTGCCTTCTTTGGTTTTTTAAACAATCCGATCGACAGGATTTGTACATGTTTTGCTTTGATTGTTCATCATAATATCAATTGTTTCATCTTAAAAAAGATACAATGCCAAGCTGTAAACTCCTTCTCGCACCTTCCCTATGCTTCACGAACCTATTACATTGTTGGCGTCACTCCCAAAAACAGGTTATTATTCACAACTTAAATAATGTGGCAAATTGATGAACATTCTGCTATGATTGTTAGCGAATTCACATAATTTTTATTGTGAATAATATCACATTGTAATTTGGAGGTAGATGTATGAAGGAAAAAAACGCAGCAATCATTATCAGCATCATCATTCTATGCGCTTTTATTGTCCCTTTTACACTTCTTAACAATATTGAAAAATGGTATGGAAGCTTTCTTTTCTGGTTGATATTAACTTTTATTGTTATCGTTTTCAACGCAATATTGACAAAAGATTGGAGCGATGAAGAATGAATGTTTCGCTTATATGGTGGGGTTTGGGAATATATATCGTTATAGCCCTTGTCGTCGCATTTTTATCACGAACCGGCAAACAGACAAATATGGGCGCCTATTTTCTTGGAGACCGTAAACTTGGCGGTTTTGTTTCTGCATTAAGCTATAGCGCTACAACATATAGCGCATTTATGCTGGTGGGATTAGCGGGTCTTACCTATCAGGGCGGGATTGGTGCTCTTGGCTTTGAACTTATTTATTTAATGGGCGTTTCACTGATTGCTTTTTTTGGTCCCCGTTTTTGGATTGCCGGAAAAAAATACGGTTATATTACACCATCTGAAATGATTGGGGACCGCTATCAAAGTAAAGCAGCTGCGATTGCCATCGCTGTTAGCAACTGTCTGTTTTTAATTCCATATAGTGCTGTACAGCTGGCGGGTGTCGGGTATCTGTTACAAGGTGTCTCCAACCAGCAAATTTCTTTTAGCACCGGGGTTATCATCGCTGTCGTCTTAGCCATCTTTTTTGCATACATAGCCGGAATACGTTCCGTTGCCTGGACAGATTCCTTGCAGTCCCTGTTTATGATTATCGGGTCTATCTTCGTCGTCCTCTTTTTAATCCGTGAAATTGGCGGTTTGACAGGTTTTTTCCAGCAGTTGGAAAATCACCATCCGGAGATGTTGACGGTACCAGGTAATGGATATTTCAGCTTTCTATCTTTTATCGGATTAACCATACCGTGGTTTTTCTTTAGCATTTCCAATCCGCAAGTCAGTCAACGACTGTTTATGCCAGCTTCATTAAAAAGCATGCGGCATATGTTGTTAGGTTTTATGATTTTTGGTTTTGTCTATACACTCGTGTCTATATTCTGGGGTTACTCCGCATTCTTATTAGAACCCGGTTTAGATAATCCCGATTTAGCGACGCCGGTCGTACTGACATCAACGGGAGTACCCCCTGTTTTAGCGGTTATTGTGATGATAGGTATTATTGCAGCTGCTGTATCCACCATCGATTCTATTCTGCTGACTGTATCATCTATGTTTGCAAAAGATGTCTATGGAAATATCCGCCAAAGTGCAACAGATCAGGTTCAGCTTCAGATTGGTAAATGGATTATTCCTGTTATTGCCCTGTTGGCTTATTTATTTGCAGAATTACAATTGGATTTAATAGCGGTCTTATCCGTTGCTTCTTCTGCCGGTTTGATTGTTGTTGTCCCGACAATTATCGGAACTTTCTTTTGGAAAAGAGGAACAGCAGCTGCTGTATTAGCAAGCACCATCATTCCCGGTGCTGTTGTCTTACTCCTGGAGCTGCTCCAAGCAAAGCCGCTTGGTCTGGCTTCCGGTTTATGGGGTCTGATACTTTCTGCATTCTTATTTATCACTGTCAGTTTGTTTACGAAACCTCCTGCAGAGAAAGCAAATGAATTTATTGGATATATTAATGCAAATCTTCATCTTAAAAAATAATATTAAAAAACAGCGTGCAGGCCATTCAACTGCACGCTGTTTTATGTTAAAGAAGCTAGTATTTGACGCTGTTGTTTCTTAACCATTTCCATTTGTTCTTCCAATTGTCTTTGTGTTTCTTCCCTTACATGGTCTTCTTTTCTTTCCAGCAGCGTTTGATAGGCGTCCTCATACTTTCCGTATATATAATATAGGTTTTCTAATTCATGATGCGACAAAAAACGAACCAATTCCATCCTCTCCTTTTCGTTACATAGTATTACTACTATATGCAAAGGAAGGGCATGTTATACCTGTTTTTTCAATTATAGGCACAATGAAAATCAATGCTGCACCATGAAAAATTCTTGCCAATGTTTTCATATGGCTTTGCCTTTTCTGTTATTCTTCTTCTCTTTTTTCTTTGTTTCGCACATACTTCTCCAGTTTATCCAATTCATAAAAGAGCTCTACAATACTGTTGGCAACTGGAAAGACATAATGCCATTTTTCATAATCTGTACCTTGCAATGCTTCAATTAGATTATTGATTGTTACACTCATTGCTTGCTTTGTCTCTTTTTGCAAGTCTCTATCCAGGACAATGCGATCTTCATACATCAGAAAGACATTTTCACTATAGTTATTAATTTCACTCACCAGCTTTTTAATTAAGAACGACTTGCCGGCAGCCATTTGTTCAATTTCTTTTAAATTCTTTTCCAGCTCAACAATCAGCGTATGTTTTTTCCGCAATACTTGTATCATTTGCTTGTAAATCACGATATTCCGGAAAAAAGAACGGCGTTTTCGAATAAAAAGCCTATTTTTCTCATCCGTAATAATATCAAAATAGTCCCTTATCTTATTGATTTGTTTTTCTACATTTCTTTCTTCATCACGGATTTGCGGAACACTCATCGTATTGCTCGGAATAACACGCAGTAGAAAATGAGAACTTTCACTGGCTTCCTTAATCATCTGAAATAAAATCTTTTGATGGTTGGGCGGATTAACGAATACATTCACAATAAATGCAGAAACAACCCCTATTGCGACAAGCGATACACGCGATAAAATATATACGAAATTAATATGATCGCCTTGGCTCGCCACCATCATACTGACAATGGTTAAGACCGTTAAATTGGTTGTCTTGGTTAACCCCAGCCTGATATTAATCGCAATTGATAAAATAACGACTGCCCCGACCGATATCGGATGACTGCCAAGTAAAAATACGCCTAAAATGGCTAGTGTTCCTCCTATCGAGTTACCAATAACGACTTCTTTTATATAATTAAAAGACCGCATGATAGAAGGCTGCATCGCTATAACAGACGCAATCGCTGCAATAACTGCATATTGCATATCAAAGATACTGGTAATTAATAACGTCAACGTTACTGCCAGCCCTGTTTTTAACATCCTGGGACCGATATTAAATTCCATTTATCTGCACCTCTCTAGAAGTAGTATACAGCTTTCCTGCAAACATGTCATCAGAAAACGCAAGCAGTTGATGCGCCCCGGCTCTTACCTTATATCGATAAGCTGCACATGTTTTCGTGGGTGGGACAAGCAGTCCCAATGTCATCAGGTTAATGAATTTTATAAAAATTATATTCGATACGGATAGTTAGCAATAAAACTATCTAGCGAAGGAAAAACACGGAGACTCCTGTGGGAATGCGCAGTGTGAAGACCCCGCAGAAAAAAGTGAACTTCTTTTTTCGAGGAGGCTGAGGACAAGCCCACGGAAAGCGTAGTGTTTTTCCGTAGCGATCATATTAACCTGACGACATTGCAAGCAGTCCCAGCTCTGCCCCAGGATATTTTTAATATCACGTATACATATTGCCAGTTAAAAGCTTCTTGAGCAATTCTCTCCTCTGAAACCTTTACAGTTGAATCGACAAGTATTGTATCTCCACATACTCATCGATGCCATGATGACCGCCTTCCCGGCCAAGACCACTTTCTTTAAATCCTCCGAATGGGGCTTGTGCTGTTGTTGGCGCTCCATCATTAATACCGACAATGCCATACTCTAATTGTTCACTGACTTCTATTGCTGTCGTCAGATTTTCTGTAAATAAATAGGATGCCAATCCATAAGGAGAATGATTCGCACGTGCTATCGCCTCTTCCTTGGTTTGAAAAGTTGCAATAGGAGCTAATGGTCCAAAGGTTTCTTCCTGCATACATATCATATCGTCATTCACATGCGTTAAAATCGTTGGACTAAAAAATAAATCTTCATTTGCTGTTTCGTCTCCTAACAGTTTCTCCGCCCCTTTGTCAAGCGCATCCTCGATATGATATTGTACTTTTTCAACGGCAGATTGGTCGATTAAAGGACCAATATCTACGCCTTCTTCCAAACCGTCTCCCACCTTAAGCTGTGCAACTTTTTCCTTAAAAGCCTTTGCGAATTCCTGTTCAATGGATTCATGTACATAAATCCGATTAGCGCATACACAGGTTTGGCCCGCATTACGATATTTGGAAGCAATCGCTCCTTTGACGGCTTTTTCAATATCTGCATCTTCCATAACAATCAACGGGGCATGACCGCCTAGTTCCAATGAGAGTTTCTTTACTGTATCTGCCGATTTTTGCATGAGTAATTTTCCGACTTCTGTAGAACCTGTAAATGAAATTTTTCGGACACGTTCGTCTTCCATCCATGCATCACTAATCTCCCCGGAGCTTCCTGTAACGATTTGCAGCACACCTTCGGGAATACCTGCTTCTACGGCAAGTTCCCTAAGCCGGATAGCTGTTAAAGGGGTAGCGCTGGCGGGTTTTACAACAGCTGTACATCCCGCTGCCAGTGCTGGCGCAACTTTCCGGGTAATCATAGCCGCCGGAAAATTCCATGGCGTAATCGCTGCAATGACGCCAACCGGCTGCCGATTAACAACAATACGCTTATCACTGGCAGTGGCTGGAATCGTTTCACCATAAAGTCTTTTTCCCTCTTCTGCATACCAGGAAATAAAACTGTTGGCATACCGAATTTCACCCGTTGCTTCTTTCAACGGTTTTCCCTGCTCAATGGTCATGATTCTGGCTAATTCTGCTTCATGCTTTTCTACAAGCGCAAACCATTTGTTTAACAAAGCACTTCTTTCATAGACAGATTGTTTAGACCATTCCTGAAAAGCTTGGTAGGCTTTATCAACGGCCTGCGCTGCTTCTTCCTTCCCTCCTTTTAAAACTGTATCCACGATGTCACCTGTTGCTGGATTTGTTACTTCAATAACTTCTTTCCTTTTTGTCATTCGAACACCCTCCAACTTTTATGATATGTTTGACTATACCCCGATTATACATCTTAAAATCATTTATATCACGAAAATAACGGCTCTTCATCAAAATCTACAGGTGACAAATGGCTATATTTTGGATAGTAGCAACTGCTACGGAAAAAACACTGCGCCAGCCAGTGTCATTAACGTATTTATGACATAATATCAACCATAGATTCCGGTGTCGAATCAAAATAACATGTAAAAAACTCCTGGACGGTACACATTGTCCAGGAGTTTTTCAAATTATTTCACCGTATAGCTGCGGATATGGTCTTTTACACCCGCTAAACAAATTTTTGCCGGGTCTTCGTTTGTATTCAGCTGTTTTTCACTGCCATCTGTCGGCAATGTTTCCTCAAATACTTCTTCGTATGTTGCTACAGAGATACGTTCTCTGTTTTCAAACATAGACTGGTGCTCTGCGGTTAGCAGGTGTGCTTTGAAGCCGGTCTGAAGTTTTCCGGATAAGAATTCACCGACAGCTCCAGATCCATAACTATACAAGCCGATTGTATCGCCCTCTTTTAAATCATCCTGATTTTCTAATAAGGAAATCAGACTGAGGTAAAGCGAACCTGTATAGATATTTCCAACATGACGGTTGTATTTTGTACTGATTTGATAATTATTTTTTAACCGTTCCTGTTCTTCTTCAGGGGCATCTTCAATCACGGTACGTAATGCTTTCCAGCCCATTTTCGTGTATGGGAGATGGAAAGCAATCGCAGCAAAATCTGCTAAATTTCTTCCTGTCTGCTCCTGATAGTCTTTCCATACTTTTTGGAAGAAAGCAATATATTGTTCATTGGAGTACTTGCCATCTACAAAAGCCGTTGAAGAATAGACCGGCCTCCAGAAGTCCATGATATCGTCTGTATAATACGTGCTTTCCTTTTCCAATTCAAGTAATCTTGGAGAGGCACTGACTAAAATAGCAACCGCACCAGCACCTTGTGTTGATTCACCGGGCGTATTTAAACCATAGCGTGCAATATCAGATGCCAATATAAGTACTTTTTTATCCGGATGAAGCGCGATATGTCCTTTGGCCATTTGTATGCCTGCAGTCGCGCCATAGCAAGCCTGTTTTATTTCTACAGAACGTGCTTTAGGATTCAGTCCTAATAATTGATGGACATATACAGCAGCCGATTTGGAATGATCCACACCAGATTCTGTTCCAAACAGTACTAAATCAATCGCATTTTTATCTTCTTCGTCTAAGATTTGTTCTGCTGCATTGGCTGCCAATGAAACAGGATCCTGCGTAATCGGCGGAACAGCCATTTCGTCCTGCCCCAGACCAATCGTGAATTTGCCCGGGTCAATTCCACGTTCTTTCGCTAAATCGTTCATATCTACATATAGATGCGGTGCATAAAATCCCAGCTTATCAATACCAATCTTCACAATGATTCCTACCCTTCTCCTGACTATAATAAAGACTTCTAAGCGTCTTGATTACACATTAAAATATCTGTCGAAAAATACAATAATTAAATGATAATACACGGGCTATTTAAATAGCAAACAATATAACGAATTTTTAGGGAATGCACCATTAGTGAAAAGCTTCTTTCTTATTTCACGACAATTTCTGTTTTACTATAACCTTCTTTTGTTTTATGCACCTCAATAGCTGCCGGAAAGACGTCTTTGAGTTCTTGAACATGGGAAATAACACCAATCATTCGTCCGGATTGCTGTAGTTGTATCAACGCATCAATAGCTTTACGGAGGGATTCTTCATCCAATGAGCCGAATCCTTCATCAATAAACATGGTTTGAATCACAATATTTCCTTGAAAGCTTTGGATAACATCACTCATTCCCAGAGCAAGGCAAAGGGAGGCATGGAATTTCTCTCCTCCAGATAAGGTTTTTACATCCCGTGTCTGGCCTGTATATTGGTCATATACGTCCAATCCTAAACCGCTCTGTTTTCCGCGTGCTTCCTGACGGTCACTTCTTATCAAGTAGAATTGGCCATTCGAAAGATCATGTAAACGTAAATTGGCAGCCTCAATAATCTGATCCAAATATTCCATTTGCAAATACCTTTCAAAAGATACCTTCTTCGGATTCTGACCCCGCAGTGTGTCATATAATTCTGTAACAAGCCCGCTTTTCTTTTCCAAATCCGCTGCCTGAAGATGGAACTCTTGCAGCTGATTGATATAGAATGTCATATCTTTTTTATCCTGCTGCAGCTGCTGTAATTTTTCAAGACTGGATGTTGTTTCTTGCTTCCATTTCGCTAAAACAGCTTCTATCTCGGATTCATCCTGCTTGGGTTGGCCTTCTAATTTTTTCTCCAGCTCTGAAATTTGCTTTTCCAATTGATAACCCTGTTTCTCATAATCCGCGATTTTTTGTTTCACTGATTGATAGGTTGCTTCATCCCATTTCGCTTCCTGATAAGCCTGTTCCGTAAAATCTGCCTGTTCCAATTTCTCTTGCAACGTTTTTTCCAGCGCTTCTGTTTTCTGCTTCATTTTCGTTTTATTTTCTTTGAGATGATAGACGTCCGCTGTCCATTTTGTAAAAGCTTCATGAACGTTTTTATAATTTTCCTGAACTTCTTTCCAGCGCTGTTCAAGCTGCTGTTTTTCCGCTTTTAACTTATTGATTTCCGTTTCCAATTCAGAAAGAACACGTAAAGTTTCAGGAATCTGTGTTAATTGCTGCTGATAGACCGCTTCTTTACTTTGATAATCCGATTGCAGCTGATTGACCTGATTACTTTTTTCAGTCCATTCCCTCTCCCTTTTCTTCTGATCCTGCCGCTCGCTAGCCAATTCTTTTTTGCATTCAGCTAAACGGACTTTGGAGCGGTTTAAACGGTCCTCTTCCGCTTTTTGCTGTTTCCCTTTTTCAACGATTTCCTGATAACGTTGTTCCGGGGCGGCATAATCTAACTGATGATGGTCGAGTTCTTCTTCCATTTCTTTTCTTTCAGCTTGAAGCGACTTTAAATTCGCATGCTGTTCCCGCCAGACCGACTCATTTTGCTCCATCTGCTTTTTCGCCTGTTCCAGCTCTTCTTTACTGACTTCTGCCTCTTGTGTTGCTGCTAGAGACGGGTGTTCCAAACTGCCGCAAACCGGGCATGCTTCCCCTTCATGTAAATGGGTCGCCAATACATGCGCCTGATTGGCAAACCAAGCCTGTTCCAACCGGGTATAATGTTCTTTTTTTTGCAGATAAACAGCTTCTTTCTCCTTTTGGTCCGTTTCTCCTTTTTGTATTTGCGCTAATTTATCTCGATATTTTTTCATCAGCATAGCTTGTTCACGCAGAACAGTTAATGCTTCTTTGACTGTATTCAGCTGTTCTGCCTCGTTGTCTAATTCCTGCTCTTCTTTTTCTAAGTGTTCGATTTTTTTATTTTGTTCTTCCCGGAAACTTTTTAATTTTTCAAGCTGTTCTTTTTCTTGTTTGACGTCTTCTCCCAGCTTTTTGATTGCTTGTTTCTTTACTTCCAGTTCTTTAACAACAGGTAAAAACCCTTCGAGCCGATTTACTTCTATGGAAATGTTGTCTCGTTTTTCTGTATTTTCCTGTTCCTTTTTCCAATCAGCTTCCGCCTGCAATTTTTGTTTTTCCATCGTATCTTGCTGCGCTTCCAGCTGTTGCAGCCGCTTGCTTGCTTCTTGAAACTCTTTACTTGCTTCGTTACGCTGCTGTTCATACGGAAAGATTAATTTTGCCTGTTCAGCTGAAAACAACCCTTTTTTGAGGGTATCCATTTCTTTTGCTTGTTCTTTCCAAGCTGTCAGGTTCTTTTGATACATCTCCAGTTCCGAAAAACGTTCATTTATCTGTTTCACTTGAAATAATCGATTTTGCGTACGTTCTTGTTGTTTGGACGCCTCTTTATATTGGGTATCCACTTTTGTGATGATGTCTTCATGCTGTTTCAATTCCGTTTGCAAAGCTTCCATTATTTGACTCGTGTTGACATGGTCCCGATCTGCCAGTTCACGTATGGGAGAATCTTCCGCGAGTTCCAGAGCAAAAACTTGTGTCCGCAGCTGTTCCATCCGGTTAAGAATACGCTGATTTTCTGTCTCTATGGCTGCTTTTCTTTGCCGGAGTAATTCATTGAGATATTTATAATGTTCCGTTTTGAACAAGCGTCTCAAAATTTCTTCCTTATTTTCTGTACCGGAAGTAAGCAGTTTTCGAAATTCACCTTGGGGAAGCATCACAATTTGTTTAAATTGATCCGGTGTCAGCCCAATAATATCTTCTACCTTCTGATCAATTTCACTGACCATTTGTCTGTCCACACAAGGGACTTCGCCGTCTGCACGCACTTCATAAAATTCACATTTATCTCCTGTTTTACTTTTATTCCCTTTTTTAATATGACCAAGCTGCCGGAAAATACGATACGTTTTATCCTGGATTTGAAAAATCAGTTCTGCTGAAGTATGTATTTCTTCATCTGCAAAGTCACTGCGCAGCATACGCTGATCTTCCCTGTCAGATCCGCTCGCTCTGCCATATAACGCAAAGGCAATTCCGTCAAATAAAGTCGTTTTTCCTGCTCCTGTTTTCCCGGAGATAACAAACAATGTATTTCCTTGAAGCTCGGAAAAATCAATCGTCTCTTTTTCTTTATAAGGTCCAAAAGCATTTAATGTTAAACGTAATGGCTGCATTCTCTTCTCACCTGCTTTTTTATCTGGATGCTTTTCGTTTACTGTTTGGCATCCTGGATTTCCTGAAATAGTTCTTTCATCAACGTATTCATTTCTTCAGACGCTTCTTTATCTGCCACTTCCTGATAAAAAGCATCAAATAATTCCATATCACTCAACCCTGTTTTAGAAGGCTGCTTTTCATCATGATGATTCCTTTCTACCGTTGTTCTTACTCTTTCCACATGCATGGCATTAGGAAAAATGGATCGTACTTTTTCCATTGGTGATAAAACCGGCAGTTCATCAAGTAATTGCACAAATACATAGTCTTCGCTCCGAGGCTGTTTATAGATTTCTTCCATTTCCATTTTGACAGAACGGATATCACGTTTCGGAATAAGCCTTTTTTTCTCAACTTGCATCTCGCCTTTTCCATCCATTTCCACAACGATAAACCCTTTTTGATGATGTTCTTCAGATAAAGAATACTTCAAAATAGAACCGGAATAGCGTATTTTTTCATCCAGTACATGATGAGCCTGATGAAGATGTCCCAGCGCTGTATAATGAAAGTCTTCAAATAAGTGGGCATCTACATGCTCCGCACCGCCAATAGATAATGGACGTTCCGAATCACTTGTATTTTCTTCTGTTCCGCCGGAAGGAGTCACAAAAGCATGGCCAACATAAACATGTCGTGCGTCTTTATCCATCTTCTCTTTTATCCGCCCAACTAAAAAAGCTATCGCCTCCTGATGCGTACGAATATCCTCTTCTTGAAACAATGTTTTTACTACACTTGGATCAGCATAGGGAATCAGATGAAAATGAACCTCTCCAAATGCATCTGCAAGGACAACAGGTTTTATATCTTCTGACAGCTGGCCAATAATATGGTACCCTTTTTCCTTCATCAGCCTGCTGCCAAAATGCAGTCTGCCCGGGCTGTCGTGGTTACCGGCGATTGCTAATACCGGAATACCTAACTCGTTGACAATTCGATCCAATGTTTTATCTAACAAATCAACTGCTTCTACCGGCGGAACAGCGCGATCATATAAATCTCCGGCAATAATAACAGCGTCCGGTTTTTCCTGCTCCACCGCTTCAACAAATTGATTCAGAATATAAGCCTGATCTTCTGTCATATAGAGGCCCTGAACCAGCTTACCTAAATGCCAATCTGCTGTATGAATAAATTTCATTAAAAAAACCACCTTATTCTGAAAGTTGCTGTAATATATGCGTACCTATTACAGCAACCCCTCTTTTTCTATTAAATAACTATAAGGAATATCAAAAAATATATAGCGTTCTTGGGACAATGGATAAGCATATGTTCTAATCAGCTCTGAACGAGCAATATCTGTGTACAAATCGGATATAATGCCTTTTTTCTCCATGTTCATCCGCATGATATTCTCAAAAAAGTATGGTCGCCAGCTCCAGTTCTTATGCATTCCTTCCTCCATCAATATCCAATTTCCTTCTTCATCTTTCTCCACGTTTGCAGATACCTGCAATCCAACACTATTACAGATATAAATGCGGAAGACAAAGTTTTCACATCCCTCTCCAAGTCTTAACAACCATGTATCATCATTCGTCCGTTTCGTACGGGAAAGCAACTCATCAATTTTCCCATAAACGGTATCCAATAATTCATACTGCGCTTTTGCTTTCTGTTGTTCATAAGTCACAAATTCTCTAAAATACTCGGTTAAATCATTTTTACAGAAATCTTCTTCTATAAAATCCTGTTGCGGGTTCGTCAGATAACTTCCCTGATAATATTCCCCGCCGCTTTGCCAGGCAAAATTCAATTGTTTATAAGAACGTATTCCTTTGAATAATAAGGATGCGCCAATTTTTCTGGATAACATGGATACACCAAAGTAAACGTCTTTGTATAAATGCGGCAGCAAATCATCTTTCAAAAAGGATGTATCTACCTTAATAAAAGAAGGATGCAGAACAGCCAGCTGATTTAAACTGCCACTGGGATTTGCCATTTCAATACTTATTTTAACACCAATTGTTTTTAAATATTTTATGATATGGTTCAATTGGCCTGTGTTTTCCGGTAAGCAGGTATCCTTGATTTCAAG
The nucleotide sequence above comes from Oceanobacillus timonensis. Encoded proteins:
- a CDS encoding AAA family ATPase; translation: MQPLRLTLNAFGPYKEKETIDFSELQGNTLFVISGKTGAGKTTLFDGIAFALYGRASGSDREDQRMLRSDFADEEIHTSAELIFQIQDKTYRIFRQLGHIKKGNKSKTGDKCEFYEVRADGEVPCVDRQMVSEIDQKVEDIIGLTPDQFKQIVMLPQGEFRKLLTSGTENKEEILRRLFKTEHYKYLNELLRQRKAAIETENQRILNRMEQLRTQVFALELAEDSPIRELADRDHVNTSQIMEALQTELKQHEDIITKVDTQYKEASKQQERTQNRLFQVKQINERFSELEMYQKNLTAWKEQAKEMDTLKKGLFSAEQAKLIFPYEQQRNEASKEFQEASKRLQQLEAQQDTMEKQKLQAEADWKKEQENTEKRDNISIEVNRLEGFLPVVKELEVKKQAIKKLGEDVKQEKEQLEKLKSFREEQNKKIEHLEKEEQELDNEAEQLNTVKEALTVLREQAMLMKKYRDKLAQIQKGETDQKEKEAVYLQKKEHYTRLEQAWFANQAHVLATHLHEGEACPVCGSLEHPSLAATQEAEVSKEELEQAKKQMEQNESVWREQHANLKSLQAERKEMEEELDHHQLDYAAPEQRYQEIVEKGKQQKAEEDRLNRSKVRLAECKKELASERQDQKKREREWTEKSNQVNQLQSDYQSKEAVYQQQLTQIPETLRVLSELETEINKLKAEKQQLEQRWKEVQENYKNVHEAFTKWTADVYHLKENKTKMKQKTEALEKTLQEKLEQADFTEQAYQEAKWDEATYQSVKQKIADYEKQGYQLEKQISELEKKLEGQPKQDESEIEAVLAKWKQETTSSLEKLQQLQQDKKDMTFYINQLQEFHLQAADLEKKSGLVTELYDTLRGQNPKKVSFERYLQMEYLDQIIEAANLRLHDLSNGQFYLIRSDRQEARGKQSGLGLDVYDQYTGQTRDVKTLSGGEKFHASLCLALGMSDVIQSFQGNIVIQTMFIDEGFGSLDEESLRKAIDALIQLQQSGRMIGVISHVQELKDVFPAAIEVHKTKEGYSKTEIVVK
- a CDS encoding exonuclease SbcCD subunit D, with the translated sequence MKFIHTADWHLGKLVQGLYMTEDQAYILNQFVEAVEQEKPDAVIIAGDLYDRAVPPVEAVDLLDKTLDRIVNELGIPVLAIAGNHDSPGRLHFGSRLMKEKGYHIIGQLSEDIKPVVLADAFGEVHFHLIPYADPSVVKTLFQEEDIRTHQEAIAFLVGRIKEKMDKDARHVYVGHAFVTPSGGTEENTSDSERPLSIGGAEHVDAHLFEDFHYTALGHLHQAHHVLDEKIRYSGSILKYSLSEEHHQKGFIVVEMDGKGEMQVEKKRLIPKRDIRSVKMEMEEIYKQPRSEDYVFVQLLDELPVLSPMEKVRSIFPNAMHVERVRTTVERNHHDEKQPSKTGLSDMELFDAFYQEVADKEASEEMNTLMKELFQEIQDAKQ
- a CDS encoding EAL domain-containing protein codes for the protein MDPLDILIDLEQLLPYYKPIIRADKQLVSGYEVIAYFLDENNKEQRLDWLFDDPSIPDEFRLEVNQYIHQKAIEKKLQDGFSGHLTLYYDAALFVRDNGEAFIHLLHSYQEQGLDLNNIILEIKDTCLPENTGQLNHIIKYLKTIGVKISIEMANPSGSLNQLAVLHPSFIKVDTSFLKDDLLPHLYKDVYFGVSMLSRKIGASLLFKGIRSYKQLNFAWQSGGEYYQGSYLTNPQQDFIEEDFCKNDLTEYFREFVTYEQQKAKAQYELLDTVYGKIDELLSRTKRTNDDTWLLRLGEGCENFVFRIYICNSVGLQVSANVEKDEEGNWILMEEGMHKNWSWRPYFFENIMRMNMEKKGIISDLYTDIARSELIRTYAYPLSQERYIFFDIPYSYLIEKEGLL